AACACAGTGAAGCTGCTGCTCTCCAgctgggatatgggctaaatgcagacaAATAGGACTGGCCCAGataccaacttggttggcatggacattgtgggccgaacggtCTGTCACTGTGCAGTACAGCTAGATACTGGGCAGCCCTGGACTATGTGGCATCAGGGCACCACCCCCGCCCTCTAGCGAGCAGTGCGACGGGATCGGGTCTGGACAGTTGAAGTGGTCGGGAGGAAGGTTCCGGCGTGGGTGCGGGTCCCCCCCGACCTACCTTCAGTGGAGGGGATGACGGCTGCAGCCGGGACTCCTCGAGGCGGTGGGCGATGCCACCAGCCAGCTTGAGTCGCAACTCCTCGGCGCAGGGGGGCCGCCCTCCACCCGGCGGGTCGATGCAGATCACCACGGTGCTGGTGTTGTCTGCCCGCAGCATGCGCTGCCGCCACCGGCCCAGCGCCCGGCTCACCAGCAGCCTGGCGCTCGTCGGCCCCGCATCCTCCTGTCAGGGACACAGACGCAGAGAGGGTTAGAGACCACCCAGGCAAGACGGGCATCCATCCACCCACAGCTGACCCAACCCCAAGGGAACCGACAAGCTCAgcctgtgtatatttatatacacacacagaactttttttttctctctcgttttttctatattgtttacagtgtactatgtttacatattttgttgtgctgctgcaaataagaatttatttgttctatctgggacatgacaataaaacactctcgacttgaCTCTGATGACCACAGTAGGtggagcccagccactggtccatACGGATCAACAAGGTCCCAACCATGCCAACTCTGGCCCAACCAAACCTGAACCGTGCCAACTCTCGTCCAACCGAACTTGAACCATGCCAACTCTCGTCCAACCAAACTTGAACCATGCCAATTCTGCTCCAACCAGATTTGATCCATGGCAGCTGAGGTCCAACCAGACTTAAAGCAGGCTtgaatgatactctattaaacatTGCAGCCtcaccatctttagtttatggGAATAAAAATAACCTTATTGCCTTTTGAAAATCTTGCGGGGAAAATAACTTATCGCGAGTCTGAAACTCTCTGCCCtctgacccctccccccctcctcacctttcaccctttGCTTTTATGATGCAATTTCTATAACAGAATATTTCCTCGGAATGGAACTTTTTTGCCAAATAACAGAATTAGCTGTTCAACAAACAAACTAGTGGAAGAcctcagcaggtcgagcagcgTGTGTGGGGCAAGGGAGGGGAGGAATTGacgtatttcgggtcgagactccacATCAGGACTTGAAGGGCTATGAATGGACTGGAAGGGTACCCTGTCTATTCTTGCCACTGCATCTTGCCTTTTACGTCCATGGTTAAGATGGAAGGTGGGGGGCTccgtggtggagggtggggatgaGAGGGGGCCCCCAACTTCTCACCAGTAGTCGCTGCCTGTCCTCGTTGTCGTGGCAGATGCTGACGGCGTCCTGGGCGGAGATCATGTTCCACAGCCCGTCGCTGCCCAGGATGATGTACTTGTGGTCTTGGCAGTTGATGGTGTGAACGCTCGTGTCCGGCTCTGGCGAGACCACAAACTCACCGCTGTAGAAGTCGTAGCTCCACAGATCCCCTGAGAGAAACGGTGGGATGTTaatgatccctatccctccatattcttgtgcctatctcaaagcctcttaaaacaccactatcgtatcggcctccaccaccaccactggttcAAGTCGCCTACTCTCGATGTAAAAATAACTTTCCCTGCACATTATCGTTGAACCATGACAGTCCAGGCGAGCGACTCTCTGCTTACGAGGGCACAGCCCCACTGCCAACCCCACCCATCAAAAGCTCAGCCCACCTCTCCCAAATTCACGGGCGGCTGGCTGGCAGGAGACAGAAAGTGGGCATGGATGGGTCTCTTTCTGCTCGGCAGGGCATGACAGGCGGTgtgtcacagagagtggtgccagATCATCAACCTTATACCAAATTACGCACTGATTTGGGTGAAGAAATTGAAAGACCAGGTGCTAAAATCCTGCTGGTGACAGAACTAGGGGTCGGAGAGCAGTTTATGACGAGAGCATTGCAGGATCAAACAAGTCGCGCAGCAGACACTGACACATGGGGGTTGGTTTTAAGAGGTGAGATAAAGAGGGGAATAGGGGCAGAGGCCAGAGCTAGCATTTAATCCTCATGACCCATTGTCAAAAATCGCATGTGGTTTTAGTCGGCAAGGACTCGAGCATTTGTTTGCATGAGATGTCCAACCCTACTATGAAAGTAACTCACTTGGGAGGTGGTGAGTATAAGCCCCACTGCTTGTCTCACTGAAAAGACAGTGTCTCACGCAGTGCGACATCTCATCAGTGCAACCAGAGTGGGAGTTAAACTGGCAGATTCCTGGCTCTGGGGCAAGAGACATGAAGgtaaacagtgcagcacaggaacaggcccttcggcctaagatgtctatgccaaacataatgccataaTAAACTAAACCCTCGTGTCTGCACATGATCAATTATCTCCATGCccatcatatccatgtgccacaatcgtatctgcctccaccaccacccctgccattGCATTCCAAGTGcccatctagtctttgacatttgggGAAACGGTTCTGACTgtgtaccctatctgtgcctcacatcattttatatacttctgtcagctctcccctcagtctctggcgctccagaaaaaaacaacccatgtctgtccaacctctccttgtaactaataccctctaatccaggcagcattctggtaaacctctcctgcactctctccaaatccTCTACATCctacctgtaatggagtgaccagaaatcCACACATTactacaaatgcagcctaaccaaagtccaataaagctgcatcatgacttcctgactcttatgccaCATCCACgacagcccctctctctctcctatcccTCAAtcccccaaccaatgaaggcatgcATACCATTGGTCTCCTTAATTACCGTATCTACTGGTGTTGCTACTTTTATAGAGCTATTGAATACTACTCTGTACATCATTgctgttaaaggtcttgccaATAACTGTATATCTTCCCCTTACAGTCAATCTCCCAAATgtaacttgctcagattaaactccatcagccatttcCATCCCCGTTTCTGAAGTTGATCAACATGAGTGCCTCCACTTTTATTTGCTAACATGGAATTAAAACAAAATCCTAAATCAGTTGGTCAAATCTGGACGCATGAACCGGACAGGAGGCAGTGAACTGCTGTTCTGGCTGCTGCCACAGGAGGGCCAGAGTGGGCTGGGTGGGTCCGAGACGCTGGTCAGCACTGAGTGGCCACCAGGGAGTAGCATGGGCCACAGTGCAGTCAGGACTCCCAGACAGGAATTGTAGTGGTGGTGGGGGGTAGAGGAGGTGGGCCAGCCGCAGGCCAAGACCCTGCCCCCCACAACTCCCACAAAGGATTGGCGGCTCTCCCAACCCCTAAGCCAGGCAGCTGTTCAGGGACAGAAGAGAGGCATCACACCACTGcacatgcaggtaaatgggaatgATGTAGCGAGATACAAAGAGCCAGCACGGACataatgggccaaaaggcctgctccTGCGCTGCATACGCAGGACCCCAAAGTCACTTGCAGGTGCCATCCGGGTCTATGCACGAGAGGGAAAGGGGTAACAGCTGGCAGGCTATTGCCCAAATTTCTCATCCCGATcaccatctcctcccctcctctgtaACCCCCTCGCCCAGCAACTTACCCAGGGCCCTGGCCACTGCCAGGAAGGGGATCTGGTCGATGACGGTGCTCCGGCGCACCGGCCCGTTGTGGGTCAGTCGCGGCCTCTTCCAGACCACGCGGTTCACTCCCGACTTGTTGATGACGCTGCGGAGAGGGAACAGGTGCGTTAAACACTGGACACGTAATGACAGAGCAACAGCAGCCGGCCTGAGGGTGGGGCCGAGGAGGTGATGTGGGGAGCGAGAGAACGAGAGGGAACGGGGGTTGGGGTGGGAAGAAATGACATGGGCTGGGAtagtggggagatgagggggggggggggggataggggaaaaTAAGCAAGAGAAGATAAGCAtttggaggagagggtgggactCCTGAGAAAGGAGGGAGATCCCACGTCAGCCCAAATGTCTATCTCTGCACATCCATGCcagcccctctctcccacccacagGCAGCCCGGAATTACCTCCCGCCGAGCCCCTCAATCCGCTCCTTCTCCTTGGGGAGCTCCGGCTTGTGGTCCTGCGTCACCTCCAGTGCCTGCATGGTGCCTGGGCTCTGAGCTTGACCCGGGCCGGGACTGTCCTGTGCACCCAGCACCACGCCAGAGTCGCCCACGTGAGCCACGTACATCTTGTCCCGGCAAATGATGACCACGCTGGCGGTGGTGCCGGACGTGCTGGGCAGCCCAGTCAATGTCTTCGGCCAATCAgctgtgggtgggggagagagagagagtgggggtgagTCATGAA
Above is a genomic segment from Amblyraja radiata isolate CabotCenter1 chromosome 28, sAmbRad1.1.pri, whole genome shotgun sequence containing:
- the ppm1d gene encoding protein phosphatase 1D, encoding MAAHSLFSLRVSVHSDQGGRKYMEDVTQVVIEPEPGPREAESAGEEEEAEEEGDGEQGPKPRPGVAFFAVFDGHGGREAAVFARDNLWKCIKKQRGFLSEDPEEFRGAIRKGFIACHYAMWKKLPDWPKTLTGLPSTSGTTASVVIICRDKMYVAHVGDSGVVLGAQDSPGPGQAQSPGTMQALEVTQDHKPELPKEKERIEGLGGSVINKSGVNRVVWKRPRLTHNGPVRRSTVIDQIPFLAVARALGDLWSYDFYSGEFVVSPEPDTSVHTINCQDHKYIILGSDGLWNMISAQDAVSICHDNEDRQRLLEDAGPTSARLLVSRALGRWRQRMLRADNTSTVVICIDPPGGGRPPCAEELRLKLAGGIAHRLEESRLQPSSPPLKAAEQLSPPWFCSGFVPVLARREVRHGRSPPPDVAAATENRGRAQSPGGEGGRSPWGGWGRAGGGLKRTLEELNGDAPTPAKRLKVRGGRGSVGESTGTPARRRNPDKQATRRSLRGQRRLRNSLLPPHRKTICVC